In Anaerolineales bacterium, a genomic segment contains:
- the rpsU gene encoding 30S ribosomal protein S21 yields the protein MTTVNLRPNESQDALLKRFRKKVAKSGILSTVRRKRWFVSKSELRRIQKKKAIRRIRRKERPDMD from the coding sequence TTGACCACGGTAAATCTACGCCCGAACGAGTCGCAGGACGCCCTGCTCAAGCGCTTTCGCAAGAAGGTAGCTAAAAGCGGTATCTTGAGCACGGTCCGCCGCAAGCGCTGGTTCGTTTCGAAAAGTGAGTTACGCCGCATTCAGAAGAAAAAGGCCATTCGCCGCATCAGGCGAAAGGAACGACCAGACATGGATTAA
- a CDS encoding translation initiation factor IF-1 has product MAKEEDKIVVEGTVIEALPGTQFKVRLETGHEVLAYLSGKMRKYYIRILLGDSVRVEMSPYDLTRGRIVYRHKKAHEGEPESF; this is encoded by the coding sequence ATGGCGAAAGAGGAAGATAAGATTGTTGTCGAAGGCACGGTGATTGAGGCCTTGCCTGGGACGCAATTTAAAGTACGCCTGGAGACGGGTCACGAAGTCTTGGCATATCTCTCAGGGAAAATGCGCAAGTATTATATTCGCATCCTATTGGGAGATAGTGTGCGGGTGGAAATGTCACCCTACGATCTCACCCGCGGACGGATCGTTTACCGCCACAAGAAGGCTCACGAAGGCGAACCCGAATCCTTCTAA
- a CDS encoding dihydroorotate dehydrogenase (catalyzes the conversion of dihydroorotate to orotate in the pyrimidine biosynthesis pathway; uses a flavin nucleotide as an essential cofactor; class 2 enzymes are monomeric and compared to the class 1 class 2 possess an extended N terminus, which plays a role in the membrane association of the enzyme and provides the binding site for the respiratory quinones that serve as physiological electron acceptors), which yields MVDLTTTYLGLNLKNPLVASPSPLSEKVANVKRMEDAGIAAVVMYSLFEEQIIHESLELDHFLNRGTESFAEALTYFPNIGKFSLAPDKYLETLEKTKNAVNIPVLGSLNGVSTGGWIEYARKIQEAGADGLELNLYYLPVDPNLTSSQIEDNYLQLVSDIRASIHIPLAIKLAPFFTALPHFASRLVEAGVNGLVLFNRFYQPDMDLENLEVVPHLVLSNSDELRLPLRWIAILYGKVKADLALTSGVHTSEDAIKAVMAGANVAMTTSALLKRGTPAVQQILSGMEAWMTEHEYSSVHQMRGSMSQGAVAEPAAFERANYMKVLNSFNPDFI from the coding sequence ATGGTAGACCTCACAACCACTTACCTCGGACTTAACCTAAAAAATCCACTGGTAGCTTCACCTTCCCCGTTATCTGAAAAGGTTGCCAATGTGAAACGCATGGAAGATGCGGGCATTGCTGCAGTGGTGATGTATTCACTGTTTGAAGAGCAGATCATCCACGAAAGCCTGGAATTGGATCACTTTCTCAACCGCGGCACCGAATCTTTCGCTGAAGCGCTCACTTACTTCCCGAACATCGGCAAATTCAGCCTGGCACCCGACAAGTATCTGGAAACCCTGGAAAAGACCAAAAATGCGGTCAACATCCCTGTCCTGGGGAGTTTGAACGGCGTCTCTACGGGTGGATGGATCGAGTATGCCCGCAAGATCCAGGAGGCTGGTGCGGATGGGCTGGAACTCAACCTGTACTACCTGCCTGTCGATCCCAACCTGACCAGCAGCCAGATCGAAGATAACTATCTCCAGCTGGTCAGCGACATCCGAGCTTCGATCCACATCCCCCTGGCCATTAAGCTGGCACCCTTCTTCACCGCCCTGCCGCACTTTGCCAGCCGCCTAGTGGAAGCGGGGGTGAACGGTCTGGTGCTGTTCAACCGCTTCTACCAGCCCGACATGGACCTGGAGAACCTGGAAGTGGTGCCGCACCTGGTGCTGAGCAACTCGGATGAGCTGCGCCTGCCCCTACGCTGGATTGCCATCCTGTACGGCAAGGTGAAGGCTGATCTGGCATTGACCAGCGGCGTACACACCTCCGAAGACGCCATCAAGGCCGTTATGGCGGGTGCCAATGTGGCCATGACCACCTCAGCCCTATTGAAGCGTGGCACCCCGGCAGTACAGCAAATCCTCTCGGGGATGGAAGCCTGGATGACCGAGCACGAGTATTCTTCGGTGCATCAGATGCGGGGTAGCATGAGCCAAGGTGCCGTGGCAGAACCAGCCGCCTTTGAGCGCGCTAACTATATGAAGGTACTCAACTCTTTCAACCCGGATTTTATCTAA
- the nifJ gene encoding pyruvate:ferredoxin (flavodoxin) oxidoreductase, translated as MKKHTANIDGNEATAYVAHKTSEVIAIYPITPSSTMGEYADEWSAKKRPNLWGTIPLVVEMQSEGGAAGAVHGALQAGALSTTFTASQGLLLMIPNMYKIAGELTSTVFHVSARSLAVHALSIFGDHSDVMSTRSTGFALLASNSVQEAHDFALIAQASTLEARVPFVHFFDGFRTSAEVNKIEILSDDEIRTMISDELIRAHRSRALSPDHPMIRGTAQNPDVYFQGREAVNPYYSACPEIVQKVMDKFAATVGRKYNLFDYVGAPDAERVIILMGSGAETAGETALYLNKQGEKVAVIKVRLYRPFSNMHLLNALPKTVKTVAVLDRTKEPGAAGEPLYLDVVNAIYEGGRQIKIIGGRYGLSSKEFTPAMVKSVFDEMSKAEPKNHFTVGITDDVSMTSLQFDPSFNIETPEITRAVFWGLGADGTVGANKNSIKIIGEETDNYAQGYFVYDSKKSGGNTISHLRFGPKPIHAPYLISHAQFVGCHQFNFLERFDVLKFAMTGGVFLLNSLYGPDEVWDYLPREVQQTILQKKLRFFVINAYEVAKQTGMGVRINTVMQTCFFAISGVLPRDEAITQIKKGIKKSYSKFGEAVVKKNYNAVDQTLVNLHEVNLAGKSVTSTITRRPQVPEKAPEFVKDVLGKIIGLEGDDLPVSAFPVDGTYPLGTTQWEKRNISLEMPEWVPDLCIQCGKCVFVCPHAVIRAKIYEPQQLTNAPATFKSMDAKFKEFPDTKYTVQVSPEDCTGCALCVETCPAKDKSQVGRKALNMVEQLPRREQESANWEFFQALPVVDRAQINLRTLKNTQLLEPLFEFSLACTGCGETPYVKLLTQLFGDRLLVANATGCSSIYGGNLPTTPWTVNRDGRGPSWSNSLFEDNAEFGFGFRLTIDKQNEYARELLPQLANLVGEPLVTGLLNADQTSEAGIKEQRERVDLLKTRLNGVKDPRARDLLSLADLLVRKSVWILGGDGWAYDIGYGGLDHVLAMGRNVNMLVLDTEVYSNTGGQSSKSTPRGAVAKFAANGKGMPKKDLGLIAMSYGYVYVARVAMGASDQQTLNAFLEADAHDGPSLIIAYSHCINHGIDMRRGLEQQKLAVQSGIWPLYRYNPRLVEEGKNPLTIDSKDPSIPLEQYAYNEPRYKMLTQTDEERAEMLLKQAQQDVKSRWDLYKQMAAMHYGNNDGNE; from the coding sequence ATGAAAAAACATACCGCCAATATTGATGGCAACGAGGCGACTGCCTATGTTGCCCACAAGACCAGCGAGGTGATCGCAATATATCCCATCACCCCGTCATCCACAATGGGAGAGTATGCCGACGAATGGTCAGCCAAGAAGCGCCCCAACTTATGGGGGACAATCCCATTGGTAGTCGAGATGCAATCTGAAGGGGGTGCAGCGGGGGCCGTTCATGGCGCGCTGCAGGCAGGTGCCCTGAGCACCACCTTTACTGCCTCGCAGGGATTGCTGCTGATGATCCCTAACATGTATAAGATCGCCGGTGAGCTCACCTCGACGGTGTTCCACGTCTCAGCCCGTTCCCTGGCCGTGCACGCCCTGTCGATCTTTGGGGATCATTCCGACGTGATGTCAACCCGCTCGACCGGGTTTGCCCTGCTGGCATCCAACTCGGTACAGGAAGCCCATGACTTCGCACTGATCGCCCAGGCCTCCACCCTGGAAGCCCGCGTACCCTTCGTGCACTTCTTCGACGGCTTCAGAACCTCCGCAGAAGTCAATAAAATCGAGATCCTCAGCGATGATGAAATTCGCACGATGATCTCTGACGAGCTAATCCGCGCGCACAGGAGCCGAGCCCTTTCGCCTGACCACCCCATGATTCGTGGAACCGCTCAAAACCCAGATGTCTATTTCCAGGGCCGTGAGGCGGTCAACCCCTATTATAGCGCATGCCCGGAAATCGTCCAAAAAGTGATGGACAAATTTGCTGCCACGGTCGGGCGCAAATATAACCTCTTTGATTATGTCGGAGCTCCCGATGCTGAGCGCGTGATCATCCTGATGGGTTCCGGCGCGGAAACCGCGGGTGAAACTGCTTTATACCTGAACAAGCAGGGAGAGAAGGTGGCGGTTATAAAAGTACGCCTTTACCGCCCATTTTCCAACATGCACCTGCTGAATGCCCTGCCAAAGACAGTTAAGACTGTGGCTGTGCTTGACCGCACCAAGGAACCTGGAGCAGCTGGAGAGCCGCTTTATTTGGATGTGGTGAATGCAATTTATGAAGGCGGCCGTCAAATCAAAATTATCGGCGGTCGATACGGGCTTTCATCCAAAGAATTCACACCTGCGATGGTCAAGAGTGTCTTCGATGAGATGAGCAAGGCCGAGCCGAAGAATCACTTCACCGTGGGCATCACGGATGATGTCTCCATGACCAGCCTGCAATTTGATCCCAGTTTCAATATCGAAACACCTGAAATTACGCGGGCCGTATTCTGGGGCTTGGGTGCGGATGGCACGGTAGGCGCCAACAAAAACTCGATCAAGATCATCGGCGAGGAAACCGACAACTACGCCCAGGGTTACTTCGTGTATGACTCTAAGAAGTCGGGGGGCAACACGATCTCGCACCTGCGCTTTGGCCCCAAGCCGATCCATGCGCCATACCTGATCAGCCACGCCCAGTTTGTGGGCTGTCACCAGTTCAACTTCCTCGAGCGCTTCGATGTGCTCAAGTTCGCCATGACCGGCGGCGTGTTCCTGCTGAACAGCCTATACGGACCCGATGAAGTGTGGGATTACCTGCCGCGCGAGGTCCAGCAGACCATCCTGCAGAAAAAACTGCGCTTTTTCGTGATCAACGCGTATGAAGTGGCCAAGCAGACCGGCATGGGTGTGCGCATCAACACCGTCATGCAGACCTGTTTCTTTGCCATCAGCGGTGTGCTGCCTCGCGATGAGGCCATTACCCAGATCAAAAAAGGTATCAAGAAGAGCTATTCAAAATTTGGCGAGGCAGTGGTCAAGAAGAATTACAACGCAGTTGACCAGACGCTGGTTAACCTACATGAAGTTAACCTGGCAGGCAAATCGGTGACCAGCACGATCACTCGCCGGCCGCAAGTGCCAGAAAAAGCTCCTGAATTCGTGAAGGATGTCTTGGGTAAGATCATCGGCCTGGAAGGTGACGACTTGCCGGTGAGTGCTTTCCCCGTGGATGGAACTTATCCACTGGGCACAACCCAATGGGAAAAACGCAACATCTCGCTCGAGATGCCCGAATGGGTACCGGACCTGTGCATCCAATGCGGGAAGTGTGTCTTCGTCTGCCCGCATGCAGTCATCCGGGCGAAAATTTATGAGCCACAGCAGCTCACGAATGCCCCCGCAACCTTCAAGTCGATGGATGCCAAGTTCAAGGAATTCCCCGACACGAAGTACACCGTCCAGGTGTCTCCAGAAGACTGCACCGGATGTGCCTTGTGCGTGGAAACCTGCCCTGCAAAAGACAAGAGCCAGGTGGGTCGCAAAGCGCTCAACATGGTTGAGCAGCTACCCCGGCGCGAGCAAGAATCAGCTAACTGGGAGTTCTTCCAGGCTCTGCCGGTTGTGGACCGAGCACAAATCAACCTGCGCACCCTGAAAAACACCCAGCTGCTTGAACCTTTGTTTGAGTTCTCGCTGGCATGCACCGGTTGCGGCGAGACACCCTACGTCAAGCTGCTCACCCAGCTGTTCGGCGACCGCCTGCTGGTGGCCAATGCCACCGGATGCTCGTCCATTTACGGCGGTAACCTGCCCACCACCCCCTGGACGGTCAACCGGGACGGGCGTGGTCCCTCGTGGTCGAATTCGCTGTTCGAAGATAACGCCGAGTTTGGGTTCGGCTTCCGCCTGACGATCGACAAGCAGAACGAGTACGCCCGTGAGCTGCTCCCCCAGCTTGCCAACCTGGTCGGGGAGCCACTGGTAACTGGCCTGCTGAATGCCGACCAGACCAGCGAAGCGGGGATTAAGGAACAGCGCGAGCGGGTTGACCTGCTTAAGACCCGCCTGAATGGTGTGAAGGACCCGCGCGCCCGCGATCTACTCAGCCTGGCCGACCTGCTGGTCCGCAAGAGCGTGTGGATCCTGGGTGGTGATGGCTGGGCCTATGATATCGGCTATGGTGGCCTGGACCACGTTTTAGCCATGGGCCGCAACGTGAATATGCTGGTGCTAGACACCGAAGTGTATTCCAACACCGGCGGTCAGAGCTCAAAATCCACCCCGCGGGGTGCCGTGGCGAAATTTGCAGCCAACGGCAAGGGGATGCCGAAAAAAGACCTGGGGTTAATCGCCATGTCGTACGGGTATGTGTATGTCGCGCGTGTGGCCATGGGAGCCAGCGATCAGCAGACCCTGAATGCCTTCCTGGAAGCTGATGCACACGACGGACCATCCCTGATCATCGCCTACAGCCATTGCATCAACCATGGCATTGATATGCGCAGGGGATTAGAACAACAGAAACTGGCTGTCCAATCAGGTATCTGGCCGCTCTACCGCTACAATCCCAGGCTGGTTGAAGAAGGCAAGAACCCCTTAACGATTGACTCAAAGGATCCCTCCATCCCATTGGAGCAGTACGCCTACAATGAGCCGCGTTACAAGATGCTGACCCAGACTGATGAAGAACGAGCCGAAATGCTGCTGAAACAAGCCCAGCAGGATGTTAAATCACGCTGGGATTTATATAAGCAGATGGCAGCCATGCATTACGGGAATAATGACGGCAACGAATAA
- a CDS encoding phosphoglucosamine mutase, which produces MPIHFGTDGWRAVISDTFTFHNLRLVGQAIADAVGSEHWLNSNTDLSEIDMHKMVVGFDTRFLSDRYAADMARVLAANGYKVLLAQSDAPTPVISFAVRQQGAIGGVMITASHNAPRYNGVKLKAAYGGSALPEQCRRVEVYLNDNEERSRGPNQMDFDQARQTGLIQRFNPLPSYYDHLRKLINFDLIAEHPQRVVVDSMYGSGRGVIKGILQGTGCEVQEIRAELNPGFGGVHPEPIGRYLGALASAISMGMGDLGLVTDGDADRIGAMDGRGNFVDPHRIMALSLRYLVEKRGWRGPVIRTVSTTSMIDRLAKRYDLPMYETPVGFNHIADYMLKGDVLIGGEESGGISFHGHIPEGDGIIMGLLLLEIVAESGVTLYELVEDLLREVGPSFYQRTDLRLSHPVSKQVMSRMLVEEAPAEIGGEKVSDISTVDGVKYMIADGSWMLIRPSGTEPVLRVYAEGRSPEMVRALLGYGEKIATLVV; this is translated from the coding sequence ATGCCCATCCATTTTGGAACCGATGGCTGGCGGGCAGTCATTTCAGATACGTTCACCTTTCACAACTTGCGCCTGGTGGGCCAGGCAATCGCGGATGCAGTCGGGTCAGAGCATTGGCTGAATAGCAATACCGACTTAAGCGAGATTGACATGCACAAGATGGTGGTGGGTTTTGATACACGTTTCCTCTCCGACCGCTACGCAGCCGACATGGCGCGGGTGCTGGCTGCAAATGGTTACAAAGTATTGCTAGCACAATCCGATGCGCCTACGCCGGTCATTTCATTCGCTGTACGCCAGCAAGGTGCCATCGGCGGTGTGATGATCACTGCCTCGCATAATGCACCCCGCTACAACGGGGTGAAGCTGAAAGCCGCTTACGGCGGCTCGGCACTGCCCGAACAGTGCCGCAGAGTGGAAGTCTATCTGAATGACAACGAGGAGCGTAGCCGTGGTCCAAACCAGATGGATTTTGATCAGGCGCGCCAGACTGGTCTCATCCAGCGCTTTAACCCCCTTCCATCGTATTATGACCACCTGCGCAAGCTGATCAACTTCGACCTGATTGCCGAACACCCACAGCGTGTGGTGGTTGACTCAATGTATGGCTCAGGACGAGGGGTGATCAAGGGCATCCTGCAGGGTACCGGCTGTGAAGTGCAGGAGATACGTGCCGAGCTTAACCCTGGCTTTGGTGGGGTACATCCCGAGCCAATCGGACGCTACCTGGGAGCGCTGGCCAGCGCCATCAGCATGGGGATGGGCGACCTGGGGTTAGTCACCGATGGCGATGCCGACCGTATCGGAGCAATGGACGGGCGGGGAAATTTCGTCGATCCACATAGGATCATGGCATTGTCTCTGCGATACCTGGTTGAAAAACGCGGCTGGCGTGGGCCGGTCATCCGCACCGTCTCCACCACCAGCATGATCGACCGGCTGGCAAAGCGCTACGATCTTCCCATGTATGAGACCCCTGTTGGTTTCAACCATATTGCCGATTACATGCTCAAGGGCGATGTGTTGATTGGTGGGGAAGAATCGGGGGGTATATCCTTCCATGGGCATATCCCGGAAGGCGATGGGATTATCATGGGCCTGCTGCTGCTCGAGATTGTGGCAGAATCGGGGGTGACCCTTTACGAGCTAGTGGAAGATTTGCTGAGGGAAGTAGGTCCCTCTTTTTATCAACGTACTGACTTGCGCTTAAGCCATCCGGTCTCGAAGCAGGTCATGAGCCGTATGTTGGTGGAAGAAGCACCGGCAGAGATTGGCGGAGAAAAAGTAAGCGATATATCCACCGTAGATGGGGTCAAGTACATGATTGCAGATGGCTCATGGATGCTCATCCGGCCATCCGGCACAGAACCGGTGTTGAGGGTATACGCCGAGGGACGCAGCCCGGAAATGGTGCGGGCCCTACTGGGATACGGTGAAAAGATAGCTACCCTGGTGGTATAG